The following are from one region of the Fusobacterium sp. FSA-380-WT-3A genome:
- the ilvD gene encoding dihydroxy-acid dehydratase: protein MRSDEVKYGAKRAPHRSLLRALGITEEESRKPIIGIASSFNEIVPGHMHLKTIVEAVKAGVRTAGGLPMEFNTIAVCDGLAMNHEGMKYSLVTREIVADSIEATGMAMPFDAMVFIPSCDKVVPGMLMAAARLNIPSIFVSGGPMLAGKFRNKKIGLSDLFEYIGEYEKGILSEEELIESENSACPTCGSCSGMYTANTMNCLTEALGMALPGNGTIPAVYSKRLLLAKLTGMQIMKVLEKDLRPSDIMTKDGFYNALRVDMALGGSTNTALHLCEIAKNMRVDINLDDFQKASQETPQLCKLSPSGKDFIEDLDEAGGILGVMKRLNELNLVNPTPTVSLKTQKELIEKVVVKDNNVIREVTNPYNTTGGLTVLRGNIAKEGSIVKSAGVLKEMLIHSGPARVFNSEEEAVEAIYGNKIKSGDVVVIKYEGIKGGPGMREMLTPTSAIAGMKLDKEVALITDGRFSGATRGASIGHVSPEAALGGEIGIVEEGDIIDIDIPNGKLNVRLSDEEIEERKKKFNPILKENNSTCLKRFREM from the coding sequence ATGAGAAGTGATGAGGTTAAATATGGGGCTAAAAGGGCCCCTCATAGGTCTTTATTAAGAGCCTTAGGAATTACAGAAGAGGAGTCAAGAAAACCAATAATAGGAATAGCTAGTTCTTTTAATGAGATAGTTCCAGGACATATGCATTTAAAAACAATAGTGGAAGCTGTAAAAGCTGGAGTTAGAACAGCTGGTGGTTTACCAATGGAATTTAATACAATAGCTGTATGTGATGGATTAGCTATGAATCATGAGGGGATGAAATATTCTTTAGTTACAAGAGAAATTGTGGCTGACTCTATTGAGGCCACAGGAATGGCAATGCCTTTTGATGCTATGGTATTTATTCCAAGTTGTGATAAAGTAGTACCAGGAATGTTAATGGCAGCAGCTAGATTAAATATTCCATCAATATTTGTAAGTGGTGGACCAATGTTAGCTGGAAAATTTAGAAATAAAAAAATTGGTTTAAGTGATTTATTTGAATATATTGGAGAATATGAAAAAGGTATTTTATCAGAAGAAGAACTAATAGAATCTGAAAATAGTGCTTGTCCAACATGTGGGTCATGTTCAGGAATGTATACAGCTAATACAATGAATTGTTTAACAGAGGCTTTAGGAATGGCTTTACCAGGAAATGGAACAATTCCAGCTGTATATTCAAAAAGACTTCTTTTAGCAAAACTTACAGGAATGCAAATTATGAAAGTTTTAGAAAAAGATTTAAGACCATCAGATATAATGACAAAAGATGGATTTTATAATGCTTTAAGAGTTGATATGGCTTTAGGTGGTTCTACAAATACAGCCTTACATCTTTGTGAAATTGCAAAAAATATGAGAGTTGATATAAATTTAGATGATTTCCAAAAAGCTTCTCAAGAAACTCCACAACTTTGTAAACTTTCTCCATCAGGAAAAGATTTTATAGAAGATTTAGATGAGGCTGGAGGAATTTTAGGAGTTATGAAAAGATTAAATGAATTAAATTTAGTAAATCCAACTCCTACAGTTTCTTTAAAGACTCAAAAAGAATTGATAGAAAAAGTAGTGGTAAAAGATAATAATGTAATAAGAGAGGTAACAAATCCATATAATACTACTGGAGGATTAACAGTTCTTAGAGGAAATATAGCTAAAGAGGGTTCTATAGTAAAATCAGCTGGAGTATTAAAGGAGATGTTAATTCATTCAGGACCAGCTAGAGTATTTAATTCAGAAGAGGAAGCAGTAGAAGCTATATATGGAAATAAAATAAAAAGTGGAGATGTAGTTGTAATAAAATATGAAGGGATAAAAGGTGGACCTGGAATGAGGGAAATGCTTACTCCAACTTCAGCAATAGCTGGAATGAAGTTAGATAAAGAGGTGGCATTAATAACAGATGGAAGATTTTCTGGGGCTACAAGAGGAGCTTCAATAGGACATGTTAGTCCAGAAGCTGCTTTAGGTGGAGAGATAGGAATAGTGGAAGAGGGAGATATAATTGATATTGATATTCCTAATGGTAAATTAAATGTAAGGCTTAGTGATGAAGAGATAGAGGAAAGAAAGAAAAAATTTAACCCTATATTAAAAGAAAATAATAGTACATGTTTGAAAAGATTTAGAGAAATGTAA